The proteins below come from a single Caenibius sp. WL genomic window:
- a CDS encoding Fur family transcriptional regulator, which yields MQQAIDIEQLCHDRGLRITEQRRVIARVLSESRDHPDVEKLHERASAIDPGISIATVYRTVRLFEEAGILDRHDFGDGRARYEAAPEAHHDHLIDVETGKVLEFVDPELEALQRRIAEKLGYRLVDHRMELYGVRIDRED from the coding sequence TTGCAACAAGCCATCGATATCGAACAGCTATGCCACGATCGCGGCTTGCGGATCACCGAACAGCGGCGGGTGATCGCCCGCGTACTTTCGGAAAGCCGGGACCATCCGGACGTGGAAAAGCTGCACGAGCGGGCATCGGCGATCGATCCCGGCATTTCCATCGCCACCGTTTACCGCACCGTGCGCCTGTTCGAAGAAGCGGGCATTCTCGATCGCCACGATTTCGGCGATGGCCGCGCCCGCTACGAAGCGGCGCCCGAAGCCCATCATGACCATCTGATCGACGTGGAAACCGGCAAAGTGCTCGAATTCGTCGATCCCGAATTGGAAGCGCTCCAGCGCCGAATCGCGGAGAAGCTGGGTTATCGCCTGGTCGATCACCGGATGGAACTCTACGGCGTGCGGATCGACCGCGAGGATTGA
- a CDS encoding lysophospholipid acyltransferase family protein: MLPPSGQDETDNRARPRHPAPGVSGRALLVLRLILLLGVLVLIAPPAALWRLLGFRRIWPRIFFLGFCAIIGLRPRVHGTPRGNALYLPNHVSWMDIPALLATTGSAFVAHDGLTGSRLFKFLADLNDTVFIARDRRATIGTQIAEVRHAVAGDGALTIFIEGTTSDGTRLLPFKSALLSALEPLPEGLTIQPVLLRYADGPGVAWVGDDPGTANFSRMLARWRPIRLDLHFLDPLTGDTLQNRKAMAAAARDAIAARMAAG; the protein is encoded by the coding sequence ATGCTGCCCCCATCAGGGCAGGACGAAACGGACAACAGGGCCCGGCCCCGGCACCCCGCCCCCGGTGTGTCAGGGCGGGCCCTTCTCGTCTTGCGCCTCATCCTCTTGCTTGGCGTGCTGGTGCTTATCGCGCCACCGGCCGCGCTGTGGCGCCTGCTCGGGTTCCGGCGCATCTGGCCGCGAATCTTCTTTCTGGGGTTCTGCGCGATCATCGGGCTGCGGCCGCGCGTTCACGGCACGCCGCGTGGCAATGCGCTCTATCTCCCCAACCACGTCAGCTGGATGGATATCCCCGCGCTGCTCGCCACGACCGGCAGCGCCTTTGTCGCGCACGACGGGCTGACCGGATCGCGCCTGTTCAAATTCCTCGCCGATCTCAACGACACCGTGTTCATCGCGCGCGATCGCCGCGCCACGATCGGTACGCAGATCGCGGAAGTCCGCCATGCCGTGGCGGGCGATGGCGCCCTGACTATTTTCATCGAAGGCACCACCAGCGACGGCACGCGGTTGCTGCCATTCAAAAGCGCGCTGCTTTCCGCGCTGGAACCGCTGCCCGAAGGGTTGACGATTCAGCCGGTGCTGCTGCGCTATGCCGATGGGCCCGGCGTCGCTTGGGTCGGCGACGATCCCGGCACCGCCAATTTTAGCCGCATGCTGGCGCGCTGGCGCCCGATCCGGCTCGACCTCCATTTCCTCGATCCGCTGACGGGCGATACTCTGCAGAATCGCAAGGCCATGGCCGCCGCCGCGCGCGATGCCATTGCCGCGCGGATGGCCGCGGGCTGA
- a CDS encoding GNAT family N-acetyltransferase yields the protein MIDETAADIDRIMDVMALAFDPAFGEAWTRRQVVDALTIGNCRYGLLDEHGNRPVGDAVAAGFFMIRGLFDEAELLLLAVRPAMRGRGLGKKLLESFAEDARHHGHNRLLLEMREGNPAEFLYRGFGFSQIGRRVQYYKSIDGNRLDALTFEKYLSPDHP from the coding sequence ATGATCGACGAAACCGCCGCCGATATCGACCGGATCATGGACGTGATGGCGCTGGCGTTCGATCCGGCCTTCGGTGAAGCATGGACCCGCCGCCAGGTGGTGGACGCCCTGACAATCGGCAATTGCCGCTATGGCCTGCTCGACGAACACGGAAACCGCCCGGTCGGCGATGCGGTCGCCGCCGGGTTTTTCATGATCCGCGGCCTATTCGATGAAGCGGAACTTCTGCTTCTGGCCGTCCGCCCCGCGATGCGTGGGCGTGGACTTGGCAAAAAGCTGCTGGAATCATTTGCCGAGGATGCCAGACATCACGGCCACAACCGCCTCCTGCTGGAAATGAGAGAAGGGAATCCGGCAGAATTTCTTTATCGCGGCTTCGGATTCAGCCAAATCGGACGGCGGGTTCAATATTACAAGAGTATTGATGGCAACCGGTTGGATGCACTGACGTTTGAAAAATACTTGAGCCCGGATCATCCCTGA
- a CDS encoding MucR family transcriptional regulator, with amino-acid sequence MEAIQHDMKETLITLTSDIVAAHVANNNVAVDEVPSLIANVYGALSGLGEAAPAVEAKPEPAVSLRSSVKPDYIVCLECGKKMKMLKRHLATDHDMTTEDYRARWGLNADYPLVAPNYAKTRRELAKKIGLGRKPGQKRGRKPRAAAAK; translated from the coding sequence ATGGAAGCCATACAGCACGACATGAAAGAGACACTTATCACGCTCACGTCTGATATTGTCGCAGCGCATGTTGCCAACAATAACGTCGCGGTGGACGAAGTCCCCTCGCTGATCGCCAATGTTTACGGGGCCCTGTCGGGCCTGGGCGAAGCCGCACCGGCAGTAGAGGCGAAGCCCGAACCCGCGGTTTCGCTCCGTTCATCGGTGAAACCGGATTACATCGTCTGCCTCGAATGCGGCAAGAAGATGAAGATGCTCAAGCGGCATCTTGCCACCGATCACGATATGACCACCGAAGACTATCGCGCGCGCTGGGGTCTTAATGCCGATTACCCGCTGGTCGCTCCGAACTATGCCAAGACGCGCCGCGAACTGGCGAAGAAGATCGGTCTTGGCCGCAAGCCGGGTCAGAAACGGGGCCGCAAGCCGCGCGCTGCCGCCGCCAAGTAA